From the Oleiharenicola lentus genome, one window contains:
- a CDS encoding bifunctional class I SAM-dependent methyltransferase/glycosyltransferase family 2 protein: MSGPSAIARQHLDKVRAFFDTATPPNAPARHYRALLARYYNLLIPPTASVLEIGCGGGELLARIQARRKVGVDLSPHQVELARARVPGAEFHVQAGETLELSERFDCILISDTLNFSADVQMLFERLQTVAHADTRLFVNFHNSLWRPLLSLATLFGVKNRQPQSSWLATSDVVNLMQLGGWSPITCQGRVLVPVWLFGVDYLANRWLAPLLQWFCLTIFIAARPHRQPAAAQPTVSVIIPARNEAGNIAAAVLRTPEMGAGTELIFVEGHSKDDTWARIQQVAREHPDRKIKIMQQTGRGKGDAVRLGFAAATGDILMILDADLTMPPEELPKFYAVLAHEQAEFANGVRLVYPMDEKAMQFLNLCANKAFGLIFTWLLGQPVKDTLCGTKVLRRAHYERIDANRAYFGDFDPFGDFDLLFGAAKLNLKIADVPIRYKERTYGETNIQRWKHGWLLLRMVLFAARKLKFT, translated from the coding sequence ATGTCCGGTCCTTCCGCCATCGCCCGCCAGCACCTCGACAAGGTTCGCGCCTTTTTCGACACCGCCACGCCGCCCAACGCCCCGGCGCGCCACTATCGCGCGCTGCTGGCTCGCTACTACAACCTGCTGATTCCGCCCACCGCCTCCGTCCTGGAGATCGGCTGCGGCGGCGGGGAACTGCTGGCGCGCATCCAGGCCCGGCGCAAAGTCGGCGTGGACCTGTCACCCCATCAGGTCGAACTCGCGCGGGCCCGCGTGCCGGGAGCCGAGTTCCACGTGCAGGCGGGCGAAACGCTGGAACTTAGCGAGCGCTTTGACTGCATCCTCATCTCGGACACCCTGAATTTCTCGGCCGATGTGCAGATGCTCTTCGAGCGGCTGCAGACCGTCGCCCACGCCGACACGCGGCTCTTCGTGAATTTCCACAACTCGCTGTGGCGTCCGCTGCTCTCACTCGCCACCCTGTTCGGGGTCAAGAACCGGCAGCCCCAAAGCAGCTGGCTCGCGACCTCCGATGTGGTGAACCTGATGCAACTCGGCGGCTGGAGCCCGATCACCTGCCAGGGCCGCGTGCTGGTGCCCGTGTGGTTGTTCGGCGTGGACTACCTGGCCAACCGTTGGCTGGCGCCCCTGCTGCAGTGGTTCTGCCTCACGATCTTCATCGCCGCCCGCCCCCACCGCCAACCCGCGGCCGCCCAGCCGACCGTCTCCGTCATCATCCCGGCCCGCAACGAGGCCGGCAACATCGCCGCCGCCGTGCTGCGCACGCCCGAGATGGGCGCCGGCACCGAGCTCATCTTCGTCGAGGGCCACTCCAAGGACGACACCTGGGCCAGGATCCAGCAGGTCGCGCGCGAACATCCCGACCGCAAGATCAAGATCATGCAGCAAACCGGCCGCGGCAAGGGCGACGCCGTGCGCCTGGGCTTTGCCGCCGCCACCGGCGACATCCTCATGATCCTCGACGCCGACCTCACGATGCCGCCCGAGGAGCTGCCCAAGTTCTACGCCGTGCTCGCCCACGAGCAGGCGGAGTTCGCCAATGGCGTGCGCCTCGTCTATCCGATGGACGAAAAGGCCATGCAGTTCCTGAACCTCTGCGCGAACAAGGCTTTCGGCCTCATCTTCACGTGGCTGCTCGGCCAGCCGGTGAAGGACACCCTCTGCGGTACCAAGGTGCTGCGCCGCGCCCACTACGAGCGGATCGACGCCAATCGCGCCTACTTCGGCGACTTTGATCCCTTCGGCGACTTCGACCTGCTGTTCGGCGCCGCGAAACTGAACCTCAAGATCGCCGACGTGCCCATCCGCTACAAGGAGCGCACCTACGGCGAAACCAACATCCAGCGCTGGAAACACGGCTGGCTCCTCCTGCGCATGGTCCTCTTCGCGGCGCGCAAGCTGAAGTTCACCTGA
- a CDS encoding class I SAM-dependent methyltransferase yields the protein MTTTAALPLEQHNIEIQRNRAAWERKPMLREIYLGFYRQIAARLNPRLTGPVVELGSGMGRIKEVIPHCLTTDLFPNPWLDRRENCYALSFADGEVSHLILFDVWHHLRYPGTALQEFHRVLTTGGRLILFEPAASWVGRLIYHFFHHEPVAVRDPITWEAPAGFRAADADYYAAQGSATRLFWWGEGHARLKGWKLSEVRPLTSFDYFASGGFSGPQLGGRFLHGLMRTLDFLVTPFPRVFAARLLVVLEKEPA from the coding sequence ATGACCACCACCGCCGCGCTCCCTTTGGAGCAACACAACATCGAGATTCAGCGCAACCGCGCGGCGTGGGAGCGCAAACCGATGTTGCGGGAAATCTACCTTGGCTTCTACCGGCAGATCGCGGCCCGGCTGAATCCGCGGCTGACCGGTCCGGTGGTTGAGCTGGGTTCGGGCATGGGGCGCATCAAGGAAGTGATCCCGCACTGCCTCACGACCGACCTCTTCCCGAACCCCTGGCTGGATCGCCGGGAAAACTGCTACGCGCTGAGCTTCGCCGACGGCGAAGTTTCGCATCTCATCCTCTTCGACGTGTGGCACCATCTGCGCTACCCCGGCACGGCGCTGCAGGAATTTCACCGTGTGCTCACGACCGGCGGCCGCCTGATCCTCTTCGAACCTGCGGCCAGTTGGGTCGGCCGGCTGATCTATCACTTTTTCCACCACGAGCCCGTGGCAGTGCGCGACCCCATCACCTGGGAAGCCCCCGCGGGCTTCCGCGCCGCTGATGCCGACTATTACGCGGCCCAGGGTTCGGCCACGCGCCTTTTCTGGTGGGGCGAGGGCCATGCGCGGCTTAAGGGCTGGAAACTCTCTGAAGTCAGGCCCCTGACCTCATTCGACTATTTCGCTTCCGGCGGATTTTCCGGTCCGCAGCTCGGCGGACGATTCCTGCACGGTCTTATGCGCACCCTGGATTTTCTCGTGACGCCATTCCCCCGAGTCTTTGCGGCCCGGCTGCTCGTCGTGCTGGAGAAGGAGCCCGCCTGA
- a CDS encoding glycosyltransferase family 4 protein: protein MSATPAIRLLGEVESPRPLRAQHGLVSVRGWCFLAGVAEPPAVRLTTDAGQLAQTARHPRPDLHPLHASEPAAAHAGFVIEGHLPAGVHLARFEARLSDGSWQTFRTLSLAVESIPLAAGIDAPAATGTVTKRVHVEGWAFQPDQPVSELSLRYGHQEIPCDLGRPRPDLARSHPASPHAAKAGFKSRVILSAGRGPVRLKARLADGSTAIARTLLQVDVRTDENHPVDLDFSAPRVPLTTDRRMVATPAPARSPQSLNVLFVLPGSFASNSALHAAALANELVASGHEGVIAVPHDVETLAHHPAPAFRGLLHAQVAESSSVFSDDRAPDIIHAWTTRENVRRLTETLRARHGARVVVHLEDNEQELLALSLGRPAAELARLATAELDRIVPADLSHPHRAREFLAQADGVTHITGRLAEFIPSDRPRHLLWPAADARWFGPRPRPDAFRHLLDRRPGETVLFYHGNVHAANAAEVRELYLAVLRLNQAGEPVTLIRTGRDSVDFLGPLAPEVAPHVLCLGQLLHHHHLPPLMALADIFVQPGRADAFNDYRFPSKLPEFFALGRPVILPRTNLGTHVRHDIDAYVLDQANAAGIATAVSELRSDPDLHQRLSQGARAFAERHFSWRRSAEALMGFYRLLTTR, encoded by the coding sequence ATGAGCGCCACGCCCGCCATCCGTCTGCTCGGCGAGGTGGAGAGCCCCCGTCCGCTCCGGGCCCAGCATGGCTTGGTTTCCGTGCGAGGCTGGTGCTTCCTGGCCGGTGTGGCCGAACCGCCGGCCGTGCGGCTCACCACCGACGCCGGCCAGCTCGCCCAAACCGCCCGGCACCCGCGCCCCGATCTGCACCCGCTGCATGCCAGCGAGCCCGCGGCCGCTCACGCGGGCTTTGTCATCGAAGGCCATCTCCCCGCCGGCGTGCATCTCGCCCGCTTTGAGGCCCGGTTGTCCGATGGCAGCTGGCAGACTTTCAGAACGCTGTCCCTCGCGGTTGAGTCCATTCCCTTGGCCGCCGGGATCGATGCGCCCGCCGCCACCGGCACCGTGACTAAACGCGTACATGTCGAGGGCTGGGCTTTCCAGCCGGACCAACCCGTGAGTGAACTCTCGCTGCGCTACGGCCATCAGGAAATTCCCTGCGACCTGGGACGTCCGCGTCCGGACCTCGCCCGGAGCCATCCGGCGTCGCCGCATGCCGCCAAGGCCGGTTTCAAGAGCCGCGTGATCCTCTCTGCCGGACGCGGCCCCGTGCGGCTCAAGGCCCGGCTCGCCGACGGTTCAACCGCCATTGCCCGCACCCTGCTGCAGGTGGACGTCCGCACCGATGAAAATCATCCGGTCGACCTCGATTTTTCGGCGCCCCGCGTGCCCCTGACCACGGATCGGCGGATGGTCGCCACCCCGGCCCCGGCACGATCACCCCAGTCGCTCAACGTGCTGTTCGTGCTCCCCGGCAGCTTCGCGTCCAACAGCGCCCTCCACGCCGCCGCCCTGGCCAATGAGCTGGTGGCCAGCGGACACGAGGGCGTGATCGCCGTCCCGCACGATGTCGAGACCCTCGCTCATCACCCGGCGCCGGCCTTTCGTGGCCTGCTGCATGCCCAAGTCGCCGAGTCTTCCAGCGTATTTTCCGACGACCGTGCCCCCGACATTATCCACGCCTGGACCACGCGCGAAAACGTCCGCCGCCTCACGGAAACGCTCCGCGCGCGCCACGGCGCCCGCGTCGTCGTCCATCTCGAGGACAACGAGCAGGAACTCCTCGCCCTGTCGCTCGGCCGTCCGGCCGCGGAGCTGGCCCGGTTGGCCACGGCTGAACTCGACCGCATCGTGCCCGCCGACCTGTCGCATCCGCACCGCGCGCGCGAATTTCTCGCGCAGGCCGACGGCGTCACCCACATCACCGGGCGTCTGGCCGAGTTTATTCCCTCCGACCGGCCCCGCCACCTGCTCTGGCCGGCCGCGGATGCGCGGTGGTTCGGGCCACGGCCGCGCCCGGACGCTTTCCGCCACCTGCTCGACCGCCGGCCCGGCGAGACCGTGCTCTTCTACCACGGCAACGTGCACGCGGCCAACGCGGCCGAGGTGCGCGAACTCTACCTCGCCGTGTTGCGGCTGAACCAGGCCGGCGAGCCGGTGACGCTGATCCGCACCGGCCGCGACTCCGTTGATTTTCTCGGCCCGCTCGCCCCGGAGGTCGCCCCGCACGTGCTCTGCCTCGGGCAGCTTCTGCACCACCATCACCTGCCGCCGCTCATGGCCCTGGCCGACATCTTCGTGCAACCCGGCCGCGCCGATGCGTTCAACGACTACCGTTTCCCGTCGAAGCTCCCCGAGTTCTTCGCCCTTGGTCGGCCAGTGATCCTGCCGCGCACCAACCTCGGCACGCATGTCCGACATGACATTGACGCCTATGTGCTCGATCAAGCGAACGCCGCCGGCATCGCCACGGCGGTCAGCGAACTGCGCAGCGATCCGGACCTCCACCAGCGGCTGTCGCAGGGAGCACGGGCGTTTGCCGAGCGCCACTTCAGCTGGCGGCGCAGCGCGGAGGCTCTGATGGGATTTTACCGGCTCCTGACAACCCGCTGA
- a CDS encoding glycosyltransferase family 2 protein, whose translation MKTITLVSGCYNEEDNLPDLVSRVFAAAAQFPQYAWEYIIVDNCSTDGSRALLRRMAAEDKRIKVIFNTRNFGYIRSPYYGILQARGDAVIYLASDLQDPPELITQFIPKWEEGFKVVAAIKNESEESALFFMARKAYYAVVASFSNVDLLKNFTGFGLYDQTVVEQMRKLDDPYPYFRGIIVELGYPIARVSFVQPRRKRGFSKSNFYSLYDVAMLGFTNHSKVPLRLATMFGFALSALSFLIGLIYLVLKLILWREFTIGLAPVVVGLFFLGSVQLLFIGILGEYIGAIHTHVTKRPLVVEQERINF comes from the coding sequence ATGAAAACCATCACGCTCGTCAGCGGCTGTTACAACGAGGAGGACAACCTGCCCGACCTCGTGTCGCGCGTTTTCGCCGCCGCCGCGCAGTTTCCGCAGTATGCCTGGGAATACATCATCGTGGACAACTGCTCCACCGACGGTTCCCGCGCCCTGCTCCGCCGGATGGCCGCCGAGGACAAACGGATCAAGGTCATCTTCAACACGCGCAACTTCGGCTACATCCGCTCGCCTTACTACGGCATCCTCCAGGCCCGCGGCGACGCCGTGATCTACCTCGCCTCCGACCTACAGGACCCGCCGGAGCTGATCACCCAATTCATCCCCAAGTGGGAGGAAGGCTTCAAGGTGGTCGCCGCGATCAAGAACGAGAGCGAGGAATCAGCGCTGTTTTTCATGGCCCGCAAGGCCTACTACGCGGTGGTGGCCAGCTTCAGCAACGTGGACCTGCTGAAAAACTTCACGGGCTTCGGCCTCTACGACCAGACCGTGGTCGAGCAGATGCGAAAGCTCGACGATCCTTACCCCTACTTCCGCGGCATCATCGTCGAGCTGGGCTACCCGATCGCGCGCGTCAGTTTCGTGCAGCCCCGGCGCAAGCGCGGCTTCTCCAAGAGCAACTTCTACAGCCTCTACGACGTCGCGATGCTGGGTTTCACCAACCACAGTAAAGTGCCGCTGCGCCTCGCCACGATGTTCGGCTTCGCGCTGTCCGCGCTCTCGTTCCTGATCGGCCTGATCTACCTTGTGCTGAAGCTGATCCTGTGGCGTGAGTTCACCATCGGCCTCGCGCCGGTCGTCGTGGGCCTGTTCTTCCTCGGCTCGGTGCAATTGCTCTTCATCGGCATCTTGGGCGAATACATCGGCGCCATCCACACGCACGTCACCAAACGCCCGCTCGTCGTCGAGCAGGAACGGATCAACTTCTGA
- a CDS encoding thiamine pyrophosphate-binding protein: MKSKVSDIVARFFARKGITHGFGIIGSANSHLFDSFFNTTPEIELVCNHHEQACTMAVQTYWKITGTPTFALVTAGAGSSNAITGVLSAWADSIPCLILSGQENARYITPDHALRMYGIQGYDSPFAVSKMTKYGARVMDPRQVLFELEKAWHFATTGRPGPCWLDFPMNVQGAFVEEDDLPRFSPPAPTPEAAPLTGNALVAEVKKALTHLAAAERPLLWLGVGITMAGAREKILPLLEQLGVPALVTWSAVDLLPSEHPLVVGRAGTYGQRAANLILQNCDYLLAIGTRLAIPQVGYEVAELARAAKHITVVDIDPTELRKYPQRFNHPVHADAGEFIRTLQAAAPARPTPAHASWVARCQATRARFPWIGSEHADQRGFMNTYRFMEKLGPHMKPDQVIVTDMGTALLCGHQALAIKPPQRLLTSQGLGEMGFGLPGAIGASFARNRGEVMCLNCDGGMMMNLQELQTVVHHRLPIKLFIFNNDGYLMIKHTQKAIMDGRYSGTDRKSGVSCPDFTKLAAAFDLPAWQIRTWEDFDRVLPLAQAATDPCIVEVFMDPEQYFHPKLSLAKQADGTLVSPPLEDLSPLLPRTVLREEMGGTLHPKSEHLA; this comes from the coding sequence ATGAAATCCAAGGTCAGCGACATCGTCGCCCGCTTTTTCGCCCGCAAGGGCATCACCCACGGTTTCGGCATCATCGGCTCGGCCAACTCGCACCTCTTCGACTCGTTCTTCAACACCACGCCGGAGATCGAGCTGGTGTGCAACCATCACGAGCAGGCCTGCACGATGGCGGTGCAGACCTACTGGAAAATCACCGGCACGCCCACCTTCGCCCTCGTGACCGCCGGCGCCGGTTCGAGCAACGCCATCACCGGCGTGCTCTCTGCCTGGGCCGACTCGATTCCCTGCCTCATTTTGTCCGGTCAGGAAAACGCCCGCTACATCACGCCCGACCACGCGCTGCGCATGTATGGCATCCAGGGCTACGACAGCCCATTTGCCGTCAGCAAGATGACCAAATACGGCGCCCGCGTGATGGACCCGCGGCAGGTGCTCTTCGAGCTGGAGAAAGCCTGGCACTTCGCCACCACCGGACGTCCCGGCCCCTGCTGGCTGGATTTTCCGATGAACGTGCAGGGCGCGTTCGTTGAGGAGGACGACCTGCCGCGCTTCTCGCCCCCCGCGCCGACGCCGGAGGCGGCTCCGCTCACTGGCAATGCTCTCGTCGCAGAGGTGAAGAAAGCCCTGACCCACCTCGCCGCCGCCGAGCGCCCGCTGCTCTGGCTCGGCGTGGGCATCACGATGGCCGGAGCCCGCGAGAAAATCCTCCCGCTCCTCGAACAACTCGGTGTCCCCGCGCTGGTGACCTGGTCGGCGGTGGACCTGCTGCCGTCGGAGCACCCGCTCGTCGTCGGCCGCGCCGGCACCTACGGCCAACGAGCCGCCAATCTAATTCTCCAGAACTGCGACTACCTGCTCGCGATCGGCACGCGCCTTGCCATCCCGCAGGTCGGCTACGAGGTCGCCGAGCTGGCGCGGGCGGCCAAGCACATCACGGTCGTGGACATTGATCCGACCGAGCTGCGCAAATACCCGCAGCGGTTCAATCACCCGGTCCACGCCGATGCCGGTGAATTCATCCGCACATTGCAGGCCGCGGCGCCGGCGCGTCCGACCCCCGCGCACGCGAGCTGGGTTGCCCGCTGCCAGGCCACGCGCGCCCGCTTTCCGTGGATCGGTTCCGAGCACGCCGATCAGCGCGGTTTCATGAACACCTACCGCTTCATGGAGAAGCTCGGGCCGCATATGAAGCCCGACCAGGTCATCGTGACCGACATGGGCACCGCCCTGCTCTGCGGCCATCAGGCGCTCGCGATCAAGCCGCCGCAACGCCTGCTCACCTCCCAGGGTCTCGGCGAAATGGGCTTTGGTCTGCCCGGCGCGATCGGCGCCTCGTTTGCCCGCAACCGCGGCGAGGTCATGTGCCTCAACTGCGACGGCGGCATGATGATGAACCTCCAGGAACTGCAGACCGTCGTCCACCACCGGCTGCCCATCAAACTTTTCATCTTCAACAACGACGGCTACCTCATGATCAAGCACACCCAGAAGGCGATCATGGACGGACGCTACTCCGGCACTGATCGCAAATCCGGCGTGAGCTGCCCGGACTTCACGAAGCTCGCTGCCGCCTTCGACCTGCCCGCCTGGCAGATCCGCACCTGGGAGGATTTCGACCGCGTGCTCCCGCTGGCCCAGGCCGCCACCGACCCCTGCATCGTCGAGGTCTTCATGGACCCGGAGCAGTATTTCCATCCCAAGCTCTCGCTCGCCAAACAAGCCGACGGCACGCTCGTGTCGCCCCCGCTCGAGGACCTTTCGCCGCTCCTCCCCCGCACCGTGCTGCGCGAAGAGATGGGCGGCACGCTGCACCCGAAATCGGAGCATCTCGCCTGA
- a CDS encoding NAD-dependent epimerase/dehydratase family protein → MKAALDLVRADAEAVLQGRTNRLEPLRGQHLFISGGTGFLGAWLLELAAVLNQRHGFGLKVTVFSRNAREFARRWPHLGSLDWAHFQEGDIRYLAELPRDTRYIIHAAALTDRRLFASQPGAVAETNGLGTLRILRAANLLEDLQKFVLLSSGLVYGRQPWEMSAIAEDFSGPLRCDEVTSVYAESKRYAETVAQCAISESKLPVVTLRPFAFVGPYQSLQLPWAVTDFIRDSLNGGPIRIMGDGATVRSIMYGSDFAYGVLAALAAGRPRETYNLGSAEAIDLISLARLITRHFTPAPEIRTGVGQAGHDRNRLVPVIDKAARDLGLSVSVPLATAIERTIAWNRLLQSS, encoded by the coding sequence ATGAAAGCCGCCCTCGATCTCGTCCGCGCCGATGCCGAAGCCGTGCTCCAAGGCCGCACCAACCGGCTGGAACCTCTCCGCGGCCAGCACCTGTTCATCAGCGGCGGCACCGGTTTCCTCGGGGCCTGGCTGCTGGAACTGGCCGCGGTGCTCAACCAGCGGCATGGATTCGGACTGAAGGTCACGGTCTTTTCCCGCAACGCGCGTGAATTCGCCCGCCGCTGGCCCCACCTCGGCAGCCTGGACTGGGCTCATTTTCAGGAGGGCGACATCCGTTACCTCGCCGAGCTGCCGCGCGACACGCGCTACATCATTCACGCCGCCGCACTGACCGACCGCCGGCTTTTCGCCTCGCAGCCCGGAGCCGTCGCCGAGACCAACGGCCTCGGCACGCTGCGCATCCTCCGCGCCGCCAACCTGCTCGAGGACCTGCAGAAATTCGTGCTCCTCAGCTCCGGCCTCGTCTATGGCCGGCAGCCGTGGGAAATGTCCGCCATCGCGGAGGATTTCTCCGGCCCGCTGCGCTGCGACGAGGTCACCTCCGTTTACGCCGAGTCCAAGCGCTACGCCGAAACGGTCGCCCAATGCGCCATCAGCGAGAGCAAGCTTCCGGTCGTGACCCTGCGCCCCTTCGCCTTTGTCGGTCCCTACCAGTCTCTGCAACTGCCGTGGGCCGTCACCGACTTCATCCGCGACAGCCTGAACGGCGGTCCCATCCGGATCATGGGCGACGGCGCCACGGTGCGCAGCATCATGTATGGCAGCGACTTTGCCTACGGCGTGCTCGCCGCCCTCGCGGCCGGCCGGCCGCGCGAGACCTACAACCTCGGCAGCGCCGAGGCCATCGACCTCATTTCCCTCGCGCGCCTCATCACCCGCCACTTCACCCCGGCGCCGGAGATCCGCACCGGCGTGGGCCAGGCGGGCCATGACCGCAACCGTCTCGTCCCCGTCATCGACAAGGCGGCGCGCGACCTCGGCCTGAGCGTCAGCGTGCCCCTCGCCACCGCCATCGAGCGGACCATCGCCTGGAACCGCCTGCTTCAGTCTTCATGA
- the dmpG gene encoding 4-hydroxy-2-oxovalerate aldolase, translated as MPDKPSITVCDATLRDGSHAYSHQITLEQVRTYAAASEAAGFSFLEVGHGNGLGASSLQVGESLVPEGDMLRAAKACLRRTKLSVHVIPGFATIQRDIAGALEAGVELFRVGCHCTEADITQRHIGHVRSVGREAWGVLMMSHMASKDVLLEEAKKMQSYGAQGIVLMDSAGAYFPADVTEKIGLLAGRLDVPVGFHAHDNLGLSIANSLAALEAGARIIDGTAKGFGAGAGNAPLELLAAVLRQRGYPTSLDFYKALDVAEVAAKLFAGSLPSASGITIVSGLAGVFSGFAKPVQRAATQLGVDPRDVFFELGRRKVVGGQEDIILEVANELARRKNGANPGAPAP; from the coding sequence ATGCCGGACAAGCCCAGCATCACGGTCTGCGACGCCACCCTGCGCGATGGCTCCCACGCCTACAGCCACCAGATCACGCTGGAACAGGTCCGCACCTACGCCGCGGCCTCCGAGGCGGCCGGTTTCTCCTTCCTCGAAGTGGGCCATGGCAACGGCCTCGGCGCGTCTTCCCTCCAGGTCGGCGAAAGTCTCGTGCCCGAGGGCGACATGCTCCGCGCGGCCAAGGCCTGCCTCCGCCGCACCAAGCTCAGCGTCCACGTCATCCCCGGCTTCGCCACCATCCAGCGCGATATTGCCGGCGCGCTCGAAGCCGGCGTGGAGCTTTTCCGCGTCGGCTGCCACTGCACCGAGGCCGACATCACCCAGCGCCACATCGGCCACGTCCGCTCGGTCGGACGCGAAGCGTGGGGCGTGCTCATGATGAGTCACATGGCCTCGAAGGACGTGCTCCTCGAGGAGGCCAAGAAGATGCAGTCCTACGGCGCCCAGGGCATCGTGCTCATGGATTCGGCCGGCGCGTATTTTCCCGCGGACGTCACCGAGAAGATCGGCCTGCTCGCCGGCCGCCTCGACGTGCCGGTTGGTTTCCACGCCCACGACAACCTTGGCCTGAGCATCGCCAATTCCCTGGCCGCGCTGGAGGCCGGCGCGCGCATTATCGACGGCACCGCCAAGGGCTTCGGCGCCGGCGCCGGCAACGCCCCGCTGGAACTCCTCGCCGCCGTGCTGCGCCAGCGCGGCTACCCCACCTCCCTCGATTTCTACAAGGCCCTCGATGTGGCCGAGGTCGCGGCCAAGCTCTTCGCCGGCTCCCTGCCCAGCGCCTCCGGCATCACCATCGTGAGCGGACTGGCGGGCGTGTTCTCCGGCTTTGCCAAACCCGTGCAGCGCGCCGCCACCCAGCTCGGCGTGGACCCGCGCGATGTCTTCTTCGAACTGGGCCGCCGCAAGGTCGTGGGCGGTCAGGAGGACATCATCCTCGAGGTCGCCAATGAACTCGCCCGCCGCAAGAACGGCGCCAACCCCGGAGCCCCCGCCCCATGA
- a CDS encoding acetaldehyde dehydrogenase (acetylating) — translation MSQPRKLPVAILGTGNIGTDLLVKVLRSPVLECRLFAGRNLSSPGMTKASLLNVPVSAKGIDSIRELRGQVELVFDATSAESHHKHAPLLAEMGVTVVDLTPAQVGRMCVPAVNLADCLDQPNVNMVTCGGQASVPLAWAIAQANTGVEYIETVSSIASRSAGPATRINLDEYLQTTETGLRTFAGCPHTKAILNLNPAQPCIHMQTTVMAKIRQPDLARTRQQVEAMVAVIRKYVPGYQLILPPMIEGGRLVTMVRVDGLGDYLPRYAGNLDIINCAAIAFAEARAHRRSS, via the coding sequence ATGAGCCAGCCACGCAAGCTTCCCGTCGCGATCCTCGGCACCGGCAACATCGGCACCGATCTGCTGGTGAAAGTGCTGCGCTCTCCCGTGCTCGAGTGCCGCCTGTTTGCCGGTCGCAATCTCTCCTCGCCGGGCATGACCAAGGCCAGTCTGCTCAACGTACCCGTCTCCGCCAAGGGCATCGACAGCATCCGCGAACTCCGGGGGCAGGTGGAGCTGGTCTTCGACGCCACCAGCGCGGAAAGCCATCACAAGCACGCCCCCCTCCTCGCCGAGATGGGCGTGACGGTCGTCGATCTGACGCCGGCGCAGGTCGGCCGCATGTGCGTGCCGGCCGTCAACCTGGCCGACTGCCTCGACCAGCCCAATGTCAACATGGTCACCTGCGGCGGACAGGCCTCCGTGCCGCTCGCTTGGGCCATCGCCCAGGCCAACACCGGCGTCGAATACATCGAAACGGTCTCCAGCATCGCCTCCCGCAGCGCCGGGCCGGCCACGCGCATCAATCTCGACGAATACCTGCAGACCACCGAGACCGGCCTGCGGACCTTCGCTGGCTGCCCGCACACCAAGGCGATCCTCAACCTGAATCCGGCCCAGCCCTGCATTCACATGCAGACGACCGTCATGGCCAAGATCCGCCAGCCCGACCTCGCGCGCACCCGCCAGCAGGTCGAGGCCATGGTCGCCGTGATCCGGAAATACGTGCCCGGCTACCAGCTGATCCTGCCGCCGATGATCGAGGGCGGACGACTCGTCACGATGGTCCGGGTGGACGGACTCGGCGACTACCTGCCGCGCTACGCGGGCAACCTCGACATTATCAATTGCGCCGCGATTGCCTTCGCCGAGGCGCGCGCCCATCGTCGCTCCTCCTAG